CGTCGCCGGCCGGCGCGTTGGCCGCCGCGCCGGCGGCCTGCGCCTCCTGCGCGTCGCGCGGTGCCGGCGCGGTGGTGTCCGTCGGGACCTTGGTGCCGGGGGCGTCCGGCGCGGCGGTCGCCGCGGTCGGCTGCCGGGTCTCGGCGGTACGCACCTGCGGCGACTTGTCGTCCGGTGCCTTCACGTCCGGCGCGGTGCTGCCGGTCGGCTGCGCCGGCTTCGCCGGTTCGGCGGCCGGTGCGGCCGGCTTGGCGGCTTCCGCCTTCGCCTTCGCCTCGGCGGCGGCCTTGTCCGCCTCCGCCTTGCTCCGGATCGGAGTGTTCGGGTCGAAGCCGGGTACGGAGATGCCGTACTGCTCCGCCAACCGCAGGCCCCGCAGGGTCGGCTCGCCCGGCCCGCCGTCGGCGACCGCGCCCTCGCGCTCGTCGGCGAAGCCGGCGAGCTGCACGGCCATCTCCTTGAGCGTGCAGAGCCGGGCGCCCCGGGTCGGCATCGGCCGGCCACCGGCCCGCAGCTCGTCGACCACGCCGACCGCGGCCTGCGGGTCGACGCCGTCGAAGAAGTCGTAGTTGACGGTCATCACCGGGCCGTAGTCGCACGCCGCCAGGCACTCGGCGTGCTCCAGGGTGATCTTCCCGTCGCCGGTGGTCTCGTCGTGCCCGACGCCGAGGTGCTCGGCGAGGGTGTCGTAGACCTCCTGCCCGCCCAGCACGTTGCACATCGTGTTGGTGCAGACGCTGACCAGGTAGTCGCCGGTCGGCTTGCGCTTGTACATGGTGTAGAAGGTCGCCACCGCGCCGACCTGGGCCTTGTTCAGGCCGAGCACCTCGGCACAGAACTCGACGCCGGCCGGGGAGACGTAGCCCTCCTCGGACTGGACCAGGTGCAGCAGCGGCAGCAGCGCCGAGCGGGACCGGTCCGCCGGGTACCGGGCGACGATCTCCCGCG
This genomic interval from Micromonospora sp. CCTCC AA 2012012 contains the following:
- the nuoE gene encoding NADH-quinone oxidoreductase subunit NuoE; this encodes MTFSDTTRERAREIVARYPADRSRSALLPLLHLVQSEEGYVSPAGVEFCAEVLGLNKAQVGAVATFYTMYKRKPTGDYLVSVCTNTMCNVLGGQEVYDTLAEHLGVGHDETTGDGKITLEHAECLAACDYGPVMTVNYDFFDGVDPQAAVGVVDELRAGGRPMPTRGARLCTLKEMAVQLAGFADEREGAVADGGPGEPTLRGLRLAEQYGISVPGFDPNTPIRSKAEADKAAAEAKAKAEAAKPAAPAAEPAKPAQPTGSTAPDVKAPDDKSPQVRTAETRQPTAATAAPDAPGTKVPTDTTAPAPRDAQEAQAAGAAANAPAGDGKPAGDVAGAQERNLKEAATGANGASPTVASETGGQK